From the genome of Abditibacteriaceae bacterium, one region includes:
- the tuf gene encoding elongation factor Tu has product MAKQKYESTKAHVNVGTIGHVDHGKTTLTAAITKVQAKKGFAKNIAFDQIDKAPEERERGITIATAHVEYETDTRHYAHVDCPGHADYVKNMITGAAQMDGAILVVSAADGPMPQTREHILLAKQVGVPYIVVFLNKVDMVDDEELLELVELELRELLSKYEFPGDDVPIIRGSGLKALQGDGDDENPIHELMAALDSYVPEPERDIDKPFLLSVEDVFTISGRGTVATGRIERGQIKVGEEVEIVGIRDTQKTAVTGLEMFNKSLDTAVAGYNCGALLRGLKREDIERGQVIVKPGTIKPHTGFDAEVYILSKEEGGRHTPFFKNYRPQFYFRTTDVTGSVNDLGGAEMVMPGDNVKMQIELLAPIAMEEGLRFAIREGGRTVGAGVVTKITK; this is encoded by the coding sequence ATGGCCAAGCAGAAGTACGAAAGCACCAAGGCGCACGTTAACGTCGGTACCATCGGTCACGTTGACCACGGCAAGACCACGCTGACCGCCGCAATCACCAAAGTTCAGGCAAAGAAAGGTTTTGCCAAGAACATTGCGTTCGATCAGATCGACAAAGCTCCTGAAGAGCGCGAGCGCGGTATCACCATCGCAACGGCTCACGTTGAATACGAAACCGACACCCGTCACTACGCTCACGTTGACTGTCCGGGCCACGCCGACTATGTGAAAAACATGATCACCGGCGCTGCTCAGATGGACGGCGCAATTCTGGTTGTATCCGCCGCTGACGGCCCGATGCCCCAGACGCGCGAGCACATTCTGCTGGCGAAGCAGGTTGGCGTTCCTTACATCGTTGTGTTCCTGAACAAAGTGGACATGGTCGATGACGAAGAATTGCTCGAATTGGTCGAATTGGAATTGCGCGAATTGCTCAGCAAGTACGAATTCCCCGGCGACGACGTACCCATCATCCGTGGTTCGGGCCTGAAAGCCCTCCAGGGCGATGGCGACGACGAGAACCCGATTCACGAGTTGATGGCTGCTCTCGATTCCTACGTTCCAGAGCCAGAACGCGACATCGACAAGCCGTTCTTGTTGTCGGTTGAAGACGTTTTCACCATCTCCGGTCGTGGTACCGTTGCAACGGGCCGTATCGAACGCGGTCAGATCAAAGTTGGCGAAGAAGTCGAAATCGTCGGCATCCGCGACACGCAGAAAACTGCTGTTACCGGTCTGGAAATGTTCAACAAGTCGCTCGACACCGCTGTCGCCGGCTACAACTGCGGCGCTTTGCTCCGTGGCTTGAAGCGTGAAGACATCGAGCGCGGTCAGGTTATCGTTAAGCCCGGCACCATCAAGCCACACACCGGCTTCGATGCTGAGGTCTACATCTTGTCGAAGGAAGAAGGTGGCCGTCACACGCCGTTCTTCAAGAACTATCGTCCCCAGTTCTACTTCCGCACGACGGACGTAACCGGTTCGGTCAATGACCTCGGCGGCGCCGAAATGGTCATGCCTGGCGACAACGTCAAAATGCAGATTGAACTCCTGGCTCCGATTGCTATGGAAGAAGGTTTGCGCTTCGCTATCCGCGAAGGTGGCCGCACCGTTGGTGCTGGCGTCGTTACCAAAATCACGAAGTAA
- the rpsJ gene encoding 30S ribosomal protein S10, with amino-acid sequence MAGDKIRIRLRAFDHKLLDQSAQQIVQTVRRTGSKLSGPIPLPTEKSIYCVIRSPFVDKESMEHFEMRTHKRLIDIVEPDPKTVNELMNLNLPSGVDIEIKL; translated from the coding sequence ATGGCTGGAGATAAAATCCGAATCCGTTTGCGTGCCTTCGATCATAAATTGCTTGATCAGTCGGCGCAGCAAATCGTACAGACCGTCCGTCGCACCGGCTCGAAGTTGAGCGGCCCTATCCCGTTGCCGACCGAAAAAAGCATCTATTGCGTTATTCGCTCGCCGTTCGTGGATAAGGAATCGATGGAGCATTTCGAGATGCGTACACACAAGCGCCTCATCGACATCGTTGAGCCAGACCCCAAGACCGTGAACGAATTGATGAACCTCAATTTGCCTTCCGGTGTTGATATCGAAATCAAACTCTAA
- the rplC gene encoding 50S ribosomal protein L3, whose amino-acid sequence MATVNGLLGRKVGMTTVFRADGAAVAVTVIECGPCNVVQRKTVEKDGYDAVQLGYVERKTPRKDNKVKRGDSGHRGRGEANKPERGHFEKHGATAPVRYLAEFKLDAEGEEPASGSTLDLNMFTAGETLKIQGTTKGRGFAGVMKRHGFKGQGASHGSKIHRKPASNGATDPARVFPGARRPGRMGVDLVTQKGLELIEIDAERNLILVKGAVPGANGGLLRIEKQNK is encoded by the coding sequence ATGGCAACAGTTAATGGACTTTTAGGACGCAAAGTTGGCATGACGACAGTGTTTCGTGCCGATGGCGCAGCCGTTGCGGTGACCGTAATCGAATGCGGCCCGTGCAACGTTGTGCAGCGTAAGACAGTAGAAAAAGACGGTTATGACGCGGTTCAGCTCGGCTATGTCGAGCGCAAGACACCGCGCAAAGACAACAAAGTAAAGCGCGGCGACAGCGGCCATCGTGGACGCGGCGAAGCTAACAAGCCCGAACGCGGCCACTTTGAAAAGCATGGCGCTACCGCGCCGGTGCGCTACCTGGCCGAATTCAAGCTCGACGCCGAAGGCGAAGAGCCAGCATCGGGCAGCACGCTTGATCTGAACATGTTCACGGCAGGCGAAACCTTGAAGATTCAGGGCACGACGAAAGGTCGCGGTTTCGCGGGCGTTATGAAGCGTCACGGATTCAAAGGTCAGGGCGCAAGCCACGGCTCGAAGATTCACCGTAAGCCAGCGTCGAACGGCGCGACCGATCCGGCTCGCGTTTTTCCAGGCGCTCGTCGTCCGGGCCGCATGGGTGTTGACCTTGTCACGCAGAAAGGTTTGGAACTCATCGAAATCGACGCCGAACGCAACCTGATTCTGGTCAAAGGTGCTGTTCCCGGCGCCAACGGCGGATTGCTGCGTATCGAAAAGCAGAACAAATAA
- the fsa gene encoding fructose-6-phosphate aldolase has translation MKFFLDTANIDEINDAAESGLLDGITTNPAHVAKAGKPFIQLIKDICAVVPGPVSAEVTASALDEMMRQAHTLAEIAPNVVVKIPLTADGLKAVKRLSEEGIKTNVTLCFSSVQALLAAKAGATYISPFIGRVDDLGTEGMETIREIRKIYDNFQFSTQILTASTRSTLHVRDAALAGSDVVTLPYAVFQKLVNNPLTDIGLKQFDDAWAKVPAELKGI, from the coding sequence ATGAAATTCTTTCTTGACACGGCGAACATCGACGAGATTAACGACGCAGCCGAAAGCGGCCTGCTGGACGGTATCACTACCAATCCGGCGCACGTTGCCAAAGCCGGCAAGCCGTTTATCCAGCTCATTAAAGATATTTGTGCGGTCGTGCCCGGCCCGGTTTCGGCGGAAGTGACTGCCTCAGCTCTCGATGAGATGATGCGGCAGGCGCACACGCTTGCCGAAATCGCGCCGAACGTCGTGGTGAAAATTCCGCTGACTGCCGATGGTCTCAAAGCCGTGAAGCGTCTTTCGGAAGAAGGCATCAAGACGAACGTGACCTTGTGCTTTTCGAGTGTTCAGGCGTTGCTTGCTGCTAAAGCAGGCGCGACTTACATTTCGCCCTTCATCGGACGCGTCGATGATTTGGGAACCGAAGGCATGGAAACGATCCGCGAGATTCGCAAAATCTACGACAACTTTCAGTTCTCGACCCAGATTTTGACAGCCTCGACACGCAGCACGCTTCATGTGCGGGATGCGGCGCTTGCGGGTTCGGATGTTGTCACGCTGCCGTATGCGGTGTTTCAGAAGCTGGTCAACAATCCGTTGACCGACATTGGTTTAAAGCAGTTCGATGACGCGTGGGCGAAAGTCCCCGCCGAATTGAAAGGCATCTAA
- the rplD gene encoding 50S ribosomal protein L4: MEVKVLNASGASGQTVPVPEKLAGTKPNMGLIHQVVVAELAGKRQGTASTLRRDEVRGSGVKIRRQKGTGRSRQGDKRVPHMRGGGVVHGPKPRDYHQDTPRKMRQAAFRQVLKNRLDNERVFIIDNLALDTPKTKTMVALLKTLDMSAQRVLLLVAETDTNLVLSSRNIPKLTTQSANQTNSADVLRAEALVCTRSAWDELMARVDGAKAEVSA, translated from the coding sequence ATGGAAGTCAAAGTACTCAATGCGAGTGGAGCCAGCGGACAAACTGTCCCAGTGCCCGAAAAGCTCGCGGGAACCAAGCCAAACATGGGCTTGATTCACCAGGTTGTTGTGGCCGAATTGGCCGGCAAGCGTCAGGGCACAGCCTCGACCTTGCGCCGCGATGAAGTTCGCGGTTCTGGCGTCAAGATTCGCCGTCAGAAGGGCACTGGCCGTTCGCGTCAGGGCGACAAGCGCGTTCCGCACATGCGTGGCGGCGGCGTTGTTCATGGCCCCAAGCCCCGCGATTATCATCAGGACACGCCGCGCAAAATGCGTCAGGCTGCGTTCCGCCAGGTTTTGAAGAACCGCCTCGACAACGAGCGCGTGTTCATCATCGATAACCTTGCGCTCGATACGCCCAAGACCAAGACGATGGTTGCCTTGCTGAAGACGCTCGATATGAGCGCGCAGCGCGTGTTGCTATTGGTTGCCGAGACAGACACCAATTTGGTTCTCTCGTCGCGCAACATTCCCAAACTCACGACGCAAAGCGCCAACCAGACCAACTCAGCCGACGTTCTGCGTGCTGAAGCTCTCGTTTGCACCCGCTCGGCGTGGGATGAACTGATGGCGCGTGTCGATGGCGCTAAAGCAGAGGTGTCCGCATGA
- the rplW gene encoding 50S ribosomal protein L23, whose translation MSKPLYEVIERPVITEKSVRQAMAGRYTFRCKPAANKIEIRAAISEAFDCKVANVNTLIVKGKTKRTGRGRPGKTADYKKAIVTLAPGDNATRLKEIFEGA comes from the coding sequence ATGAGCAAGCCGCTATATGAAGTTATCGAACGTCCGGTGATTACCGAGAAAAGCGTTCGTCAGGCCATGGCTGGCCGTTATACGTTCCGCTGCAAGCCCGCAGCGAACAAAATCGAAATCCGCGCTGCGATTTCGGAGGCGTTTGATTGCAAAGTCGCCAACGTGAACACGTTGATCGTCAAAGGCAAGACCAAGCGCACCGGACGCGGTCGCCCCGGCAAAACCGCCGATTACAAGAAAGCCATCGTGACGCTCGCTCCCGGCGACAATGCGACGCGGCTCAAGGAAATCTTCGAAGGAGCGTAA
- the rplB gene encoding 50S ribosomal protein L2 yields the protein MAIKHFNPTSPARRAMTVIHNDELSKKRPEKSLTEPLTKSGGRNNQGRRTMKNRGGGHKRLYRVIDWKRNKDGIVGTVTDLEYDPNRSANIALVQYEDGEKRYIIAPQGLKVGDTIENGPDADIRVGHSLPLDRIPVGTTIHNVELSPGRGGQLGRSAGVEITLQAKEGKFALLRLPSGETRLIQRNCRATIGTVGNAEWESIVWGNAGRIRHKGRVPHVRGKAMNPNDHPHGGGEGRAPVGRRKSGPVSATGVKAIGFKTRKKSKPSSKMIIRKRNSK from the coding sequence ATGGCTATCAAACACTTTAATCCGACTAGCCCGGCGCGCCGCGCAATGACGGTCATCCACAACGATGAACTGTCGAAGAAGCGCCCGGAAAAGTCGCTCACCGAACCGCTGACAAAAAGCGGCGGACGTAACAACCAGGGACGTCGCACGATGAAGAATCGTGGTGGCGGCCACAAGCGCCTTTACCGCGTTATCGACTGGAAGCGCAACAAAGATGGCATCGTCGGCACCGTCACGGATTTGGAATACGATCCCAACCGTTCGGCCAACATTGCTCTTGTCCAATACGAAGATGGCGAAAAGCGCTACATCATCGCTCCTCAGGGCTTGAAAGTTGGCGACACCATCGAGAACGGTCCGGACGCTGACATTCGTGTCGGTCACAGCCTGCCTCTCGACCGCATTCCTGTCGGCACCACCATCCACAACGTCGAGCTTTCGCCCGGTCGCGGTGGACAGCTCGGTCGCTCGGCTGGCGTCGAAATCACGCTGCAAGCGAAAGAAGGCAAGTTCGCTCTCCTGCGTTTGCCTTCGGGCGAAACCCGCCTGATTCAGCGCAACTGCCGCGCGACTATCGGTACTGTCGGCAACGCCGAATGGGAATCGATTGTCTGGGGCAACGCTGGCCGTATTCGTCACAAGGGTCGCGTGCCGCACGTTCGTGGTAAAGCGATGAACCCGAACGATCACCCGCACGGTGGTGGCGAAGGCCGCGCGCCGGTCGGTCGCCGCAAGAGCGGTCCGGTTTCGGCGACAGGCGTCAAGGCTATCGGCTTCAAGACACGCAAGAAGAGCAAGCCGAGCAGCAAGATGATTATTCGCAAGCGGAATTCAAAATAA
- the rpsS gene encoding 30S ribosomal protein S19: MSRSLKKGPFCDESLMKHISAMNASGQKRIIKSWSRRSTIFPEMIGHTIAVYDGRKHIPVFVQENMVGHKLGEFSPSRTFKRHGGQPDRSGKR, encoded by the coding sequence ATGTCTCGTTCATTAAAAAAAGGGCCGTTTTGCGACGAATCGTTGATGAAACACATTTCAGCGATGAACGCGAGCGGACAAAAGCGCATCATCAAATCGTGGAGCCGCCGTTCGACCATCTTCCCAGAAATGATCGGCCACACCATCGCGGTTTATGACGGTCGCAAGCACATTCCGGTGTTCGTGCAGGAAAACATGGTCGGCCACAAGCTGGGCGAGTTTTCGCCATCACGCACCTTTAAGCGTCACGGCGGTCAGCCCGACCGGTCGGGCAAACGGTAA
- the rplV gene encoding 50S ribosomal protein L22, which yields MAKAVLRDLRMTPLKVRRVANLVKGKSVVEAQQILQLDTHIASPILAKVIKSAAANTVNNEGADEDKLIVKTVMIDKGKTLKRFLPRSRGRADQILKRMSHITVVVEEKA from the coding sequence ATGGCGAAAGCAGTTTTGCGCGATTTGCGTATGACGCCGTTGAAGGTGCGCCGCGTTGCTAACCTGGTGAAAGGAAAAAGCGTTGTCGAAGCGCAGCAGATTTTGCAGCTCGACACGCACATCGCTTCACCAATCTTGGCGAAAGTCATTAAAAGCGCAGCGGCCAACACGGTCAACAATGAAGGTGCCGACGAAGACAAGTTGATTGTCAAGACGGTAATGATTGATAAGGGCAAGACGTTGAAGCGGTTCTTACCGCGCTCACGCGGTCGCGCCGATCAGATTTTGAAGCGCATGAGCCACATCACGGTGGTTGTCGAGGAGAAAGCGTAA
- the rpsC gene encoding 30S ribosomal protein S3 — MGQKIHPYGLRLGIIKTWQSRWYSKENYKEYLLEDERIRRFITGHLKKKAGKPTGRERNNDPALSRIEIERTANRVLVKLHTAKPGVIIGQRGRDIEDLQNRLGNLVKRDVRVTVEEIRQPNLDAKLVAESIAQQIERRVAFRRAIRQTVVRVMKEGAEGVRIEASGRLAGAEIARREHANDGKVPRHTLRADIDYGTAEASTTYGNIGIKCWIYKGDIIGDVQQQQHVAGLSRGRQRRRPQDDD, encoded by the coding sequence ATGGGACAAAAAATTCACCCTTACGGCTTGCGTCTCGGCATTATCAAGACGTGGCAGAGCCGCTGGTATAGCAAGGAAAACTACAAAGAATACTTGCTTGAAGACGAACGGATTCGCCGCTTTATCACCGGCCATCTGAAGAAGAAAGCGGGCAAGCCCACGGGCCGCGAGCGCAACAACGATCCGGCCTTGAGCCGCATCGAAATCGAGCGCACCGCCAACCGTGTTCTGGTCAAGCTGCACACCGCGAAGCCCGGCGTTATCATCGGCCAGCGCGGTCGTGACATCGAAGATCTTCAGAACCGCCTGGGCAACCTGGTGAAGCGCGACGTTCGCGTGACTGTTGAAGAAATTCGTCAGCCGAACCTCGATGCCAAGCTCGTCGCCGAAAGCATTGCACAGCAGATCGAGCGCCGCGTGGCTTTCCGCCGCGCGATCCGCCAGACGGTTGTTCGTGTAATGAAAGAAGGCGCCGAAGGCGTGCGTATCGAAGCTTCCGGTCGTTTGGCCGGTGCTGAAATCGCGCGTCGTGAACACGCCAACGATGGCAAAGTTCCCCGCCACACGCTGCGCGCCGACATCGATTACGGCACAGCGGAAGCCAGCACCACCTATGGCAACATCGGTATCAAGTGCTGGATTTACAAGGGTGACATCATCGGTGATGTGCAGCAGCAGCAGCACGTTGCCGGCCTGAGCCGTGGCCGTCAGCGCCGCCGCCCACAAGACGACGATTGA
- the rplP gene encoding 50S ribosomal protein L16: MLMPKRTKFRKQQRGRRAGLATRGNYIAFGEYGLQAQEVGWLTSRQIESARIAMTSYIKRGGKVWIRVFPDKPVTQKPAETRMGSGKGLPEYWVAVIKPGRVIFEMSGVSPALAQEAMRRGAQKLPMKAKFILREEDASGGSE, encoded by the coding sequence ATGTTGATGCCAAAGCGGACGAAGTTCCGCAAACAGCAGCGCGGACGGCGAGCCGGTCTTGCAACGCGCGGCAACTATATCGCGTTCGGCGAATATGGCTTGCAGGCGCAGGAAGTCGGCTGGCTCACCAGCCGCCAGATCGAAAGCGCCCGTATCGCGATGACGAGCTATATCAAGCGCGGCGGTAAGGTTTGGATTCGCGTCTTCCCGGACAAGCCGGTGACGCAGAAGCCAGCCGAAACACGCATGGGTTCGGGCAAAGGTTTGCCGGAATACTGGGTCGCGGTTATCAAGCCGGGTCGCGTGATTTTTGAAATGAGTGGTGTTAGCCCCGCTCTGGCGCAGGAAGCGATGCGACGTGGCGCGCAGAAACTGCCCATGAAAGCAAAATTTATTTTGCGCGAGGAGGATGCCAGTGGCGGATCTGAATAA
- the rpmC gene encoding 50S ribosomal protein L29, whose product MADLNNYLSGGGKNVKLRDQRDRVKAASEDELREVLRDVQPEMLQLRAQAALQTAANPARIGHIRKLVARIHGELSQRERDASANA is encoded by the coding sequence GTGGCGGATCTGAATAACTACCTTTCGGGCGGCGGCAAGAACGTGAAACTGCGCGATCAGCGTGATCGTGTCAAAGCCGCAAGCGAAGACGAGTTGCGCGAAGTATTGCGCGACGTGCAGCCGGAAATGTTGCAGTTGCGCGCTCAAGCAGCGTTGCAAACCGCAGCCAACCCCGCGCGCATCGGCCACATTCGCAAGCTGGTAGCCCGCATTCATGGCGAGCTGTCCCAGCGTGAACGCGACGCCAGCGCCAACGCTTAA
- the rpsQ gene encoding 30S ribosomal protein S17 translates to MKERGARKVREGLVVSDKMDKTAVVSIVRLKRHPLYGRVQRVTKRIKAHDEANECKVGDRVRIMETRPISKDKNWRVTQILERAK, encoded by the coding sequence GTGAAAGAGCGCGGCGCGCGCAAAGTACGCGAAGGTCTGGTAGTGAGCGATAAGATGGACAAGACCGCAGTGGTTTCCATTGTTCGTCTCAAGCGCCACCCTTTGTATGGTCGCGTTCAACGCGTGACCAAGCGCATTAAAGCACACGATGAAGCCAACGAATGCAAAGTCGGCGACCGCGTGCGCATTATGGAAACGCGCCCCATCTCGAAAGACAAGAACTGGCGTGTGACGCAGATTCTCGAACGCGCAAAATAG
- the rplN gene encoding 50S ribosomal protein L14 — protein sequence MIQHETRLRVADNSGARELLCIGVLKGSNARYAYIGDQIMCAVKDAIPGGTVKKGQVVRCVVVRSVAGMSRPDGSHIKFDDNAGVIINEDGNPRGTRIFGPVARELRDRRFMKIVSLAPEVV from the coding sequence ATGATTCAGCATGAAACGCGACTCCGTGTCGCGGATAACTCGGGTGCGCGCGAACTGCTTTGCATCGGCGTGCTCAAAGGCAGCAACGCACGCTACGCCTATATTGGCGACCAGATCATGTGCGCCGTGAAAGACGCCATTCCTGGCGGCACGGTGAAGAAAGGTCAGGTTGTTCGATGCGTTGTGGTTCGTTCGGTCGCCGGCATGAGCCGTCCCGACGGCAGCCACATCAAATTTGATGACAACGCCGGCGTTATCATCAACGAAGACGGCAACCCGCGCGGCACGCGCATCTTTGGCCCGGTTGCGCGCGAATTGCGCGACCGCCGCTTTATGAAAATCGTGTCGCTGGCACCGGAGGTCGTATAA
- the rplX gene encoding 50S ribosomal protein L24 yields the protein MAHSKRGKVVNRKPLHINTNDEVVILSGASKGKTGKVLSVDPRQSKVVVEGVNIVKDRQRNAGGDGRASTVGQNQVVDKPMPIHRSKVALIDPTTKKATRVKMVTGKDGKRVRATKTGEVL from the coding sequence ATGGCACATTCGAAACGTGGCAAAGTTGTGAATCGCAAGCCGCTTCACATTAACACCAACGATGAAGTCGTCATCCTCAGCGGCGCAAGCAAAGGCAAAACCGGCAAAGTCTTGTCGGTCGATCCACGCCAAAGCAAAGTCGTCGTCGAAGGTGTCAACATCGTGAAAGATCGCCAGCGTAACGCAGGCGGCGATGGACGCGCTAGCACCGTCGGGCAGAATCAGGTCGTCGATAAGCCAATGCCGATTCACCGCTCGAAAGTGGCGCTCATCGACCCGACAACAAAAAAAGCGACGCGCGTCAAAATGGTCACCGGTAAAGACGGCAAGCGCGTTCGCGCGACCAAGACGGGCGAAGTACTCTAA
- a CDS encoding type Z 30S ribosomal protein S14: MAKTSQVVKCQKLHEKSKYKARVYNRCNLCGRPRGYMRRFGICRICFRGMSHRGLIPGVTKSSW; the protein is encoded by the coding sequence ATGGCGAAGACCAGTCAAGTTGTTAAGTGCCAGAAACTGCACGAAAAATCGAAATACAAAGCTCGCGTTTATAACCGCTGCAACCTTTGCGGTCGCCCGCGTGGATATATGCGCCGTTTCGGCATCTGCCGCATTTGCTTTCGCGGCATGAGCCATCGCGGTCTCATTCCGGGCGTTACCAAAAGCTCGTGGTAA
- the rpsH gene encoding 30S ribosomal protein S8, with translation MMQTDPIADFLTVIRNANTARKVDVTAPSSKIKVEIARVLKEEGYIDDYSVTPDEKQGHITVTLRYVDRERIINHISRASKPGRRIYVGKAEIPRVQGGLGIAILSTPRGVITDRDAKRAGVGGELLAKVY, from the coding sequence ATTATGCAAACTGATCCCATCGCCGACTTTTTGACGGTGATTCGCAATGCGAACACCGCTCGTAAAGTCGATGTGACCGCGCCGTCCTCGAAGATTAAAGTCGAGATCGCCCGCGTTCTGAAAGAAGAAGGCTATATCGATGATTACTCGGTAACGCCGGACGAAAAGCAGGGCCATATCACGGTCACGCTGCGCTACGTCGATCGCGAGCGCATTATCAACCACATCTCACGCGCTTCCAAGCCGGGCCGCCGCATTTATGTTGGCAAGGCCGAGATTCCCCGCGTTCAGGGCGGTTTGGGCATCGCCATTTTGTCCACGCCTCGTGGAGTCATCACCGACCGCGACGCAAAGCGCGCGGGCGTCGGCGGCGAGTTGCTGGCGAAAGTCTATTAA
- the rplF gene encoding 50S ribosomal protein L6, giving the protein MSRIGRSPITLPKGVTIDIKDGVATVKGPKGTVTAPVPESVTVENTDGVLNLTRASESTQHKSLHGLTRALINNAVVGVSEGFTRVLELRGVGYRAEATPKALNMALGYSHPVNLDLPEGLAAAVQPSTPTLENGYLAATITLTSHDKQILGDFAADVKGRRSVEPYKGKGLRYKGELVKRKQGKTEGKKK; this is encoded by the coding sequence ATGTCACGTATTGGACGTTCGCCCATCACTCTCCCGAAGGGCGTCACTATTGATATCAAAGACGGCGTTGCAACGGTCAAAGGCCCCAAGGGCACCGTTACAGCTCCCGTTCCCGAGTCGGTTACTGTCGAAAACACCGATGGCGTGTTGAACCTGACGCGCGCTTCCGAATCGACGCAGCACAAGTCGCTGCACGGTTTGACCCGCGCTCTCATCAACAACGCTGTTGTTGGCGTTAGCGAAGGCTTTACCCGCGTGCTGGAATTGCGCGGCGTTGGCTACCGCGCCGAAGCGACACCCAAAGCGCTCAACATGGCGCTCGGCTATTCGCATCCGGTGAACCTTGATTTGCCGGAAGGTCTGGCCGCCGCCGTTCAGCCTTCGACACCGACGTTGGAAAACGGTTATCTTGCCGCGACGATCACTCTGACCTCGCACGATAAACAGATTCTGGGCGACTTCGCAGCCGATGTGAAGGGCCGCCGTTCGGTCGAGCCTTACAAGGGCAAGGGTTTGCGCTACAAGGGCGAACTGGTCAAGCGCAAGCAGGGCAAGACTGAAGGTAAGAAAAAATAA
- the rplR gene encoding 50S ribosomal protein L18: protein MATTKTLLRQRRHMRLRQKVTGTAVRPRLLVSRTLKHIHAALIDDVAGHTLASASTVQKDVGSQVEGGKGSVAAARVVGAVIAERAKEKGIDAVVFDRNGSKYHGAIKEFADAARDGGLEF, encoded by the coding sequence ATGGCTACTACAAAAACACTCCTGCGCCAGCGCCGCCACATGCGCCTGCGCCAGAAAGTCACAGGAACCGCAGTTCGTCCTCGTCTGCTGGTTTCCCGCACCCTGAAGCACATCCACGCTGCACTCATCGACGACGTTGCGGGTCACACGCTCGCTTCGGCATCGACTGTTCAGAAAGATGTCGGTTCTCAGGTCGAAGGCGGCAAGGGCAGCGTCGCGGCAGCGCGTGTTGTCGGCGCAGTCATCGCAGAGCGCGCTAAAGAGAAAGGTATCGACGCTGTCGTTTTCGACCGCAACGGTAGCAAGTATCACGGCGCGATCAAAGAGTTTGCCGACGCCGCACGCGATGGCGGATTGGAATTTTAA
- the rpmD gene encoding 50S ribosomal protein L30, protein MSQDNQNPSLSIKLTKSPIGFEKTQKETAAALGLRKVGVTVVRPDNASVRGMVFKIKHLLEVSEVK, encoded by the coding sequence ATGAGCCAAGACAACCAGAACCCATCGTTGAGTATCAAGCTGACGAAAAGTCCGATCGGTTTCGAAAAGACACAAAAGGAAACGGCCGCGGCCCTCGGTCTCCGCAAGGTGGGCGTAACCGTCGTCCGGCCGGACAACGCTAGCGTCCGTGGCATGGTCTTCAAGATCAAGCACCTGCTGGAAGTTTCGGAAGTGAAGTAA
- the rplO gene encoding 50S ribosomal protein L15: MELLTLGNLRPNKGARKKKKRVGRGIGSGHGKTSTRGQKGQHARNHVVAGFEGGQTPLHRRLPKLRGKGKGAMNIGSTRKHYGIVNLQQLNRIAAGSVVTAKSLRDSGIVKGRWDGLRVLGEGKLTVALTVQAQHFSASAREAIEAAGGTAEIVERIIGSETSEEA; this comes from the coding sequence ATGGAATTATTAACACTTGGAAACTTGCGCCCCAACAAAGGTGCGCGCAAAAAGAAGAAGCGCGTCGGTCGCGGCATCGGTTCGGGACACGGCAAAACTTCGACACGCGGCCAGAAAGGTCAGCACGCTCGCAACCACGTTGTAGCCGGTTTTGAAGGCGGCCAGACTCCGTTGCATCGCCGTCTGCCGAAGCTGCGCGGTAAGGGCAAGGGCGCGATGAACATCGGTTCGACGCGCAAGCATTACGGCATCGTCAACTTGCAACAGCTCAACCGCATTGCGGCTGGTAGCGTTGTGACGGCGAAAAGCCTGCGCGACAGCGGCATCGTTAAGGGCCGTTGGGACGGCTTGCGCGTTTTAGGCGAAGGCAAACTCACCGTTGCTCTCACCGTTCAGGCGCAGCATTTCTCGGCTTCGGCACGCGAAGCGATTGAAGCAGCAGGTGGCACGGCGGAAATCGTCGAGCGTATCATCGGCAGCGAAACCTCTGAAGAAGCGTAA